The following are encoded in a window of Halosimplex halophilum genomic DNA:
- a CDS encoding class I SAM-dependent methyltransferase, with protein sequence MDDGIDEPTGAATPETGDAVGAMLRAYAETGEGREVIERDDGWIGVSAGGEFYFADYDEWPEPDRRAVDRVEGRVLDVGCGAGRAALYLQERGHDVTAIDVSEGAVEVARDRGVADARAVDIAEVADAFEPDTFDTVLMLGNNFGLVGTAETAPDRLRDLATVATDDATLVAQSRDPVATDDEHHLAYHEKNRERGRLPGALRMRVRHERLATPWFDYLMAAPDTMADLASGTPWELVDTLEPEEGLDPAGGDYVGILEANG encoded by the coding sequence ATGGACGACGGGATCGACGAGCCGACCGGCGCGGCGACCCCGGAGACGGGCGACGCCGTCGGCGCGATGCTCCGGGCGTACGCCGAGACGGGAGAGGGACGGGAGGTCATCGAACGCGACGACGGGTGGATCGGCGTCAGCGCCGGCGGCGAGTTCTACTTCGCCGACTACGACGAGTGGCCCGAGCCCGACCGTCGCGCGGTGGACCGCGTCGAGGGGCGCGTCCTCGACGTGGGCTGTGGCGCGGGCCGGGCGGCGCTGTACCTGCAGGAGCGGGGCCACGACGTGACCGCTATCGACGTGTCCGAGGGGGCCGTCGAGGTGGCCCGCGACCGCGGCGTGGCGGACGCCCGCGCCGTCGATATCGCGGAGGTGGCCGACGCGTTCGAGCCCGACACCTTCGACACGGTGCTCATGCTGGGCAACAACTTCGGGCTCGTCGGGACGGCCGAGACCGCGCCCGACCGCCTCCGGGACCTCGCGACGGTGGCGACCGACGACGCGACGCTGGTCGCACAGAGCCGGGACCCGGTCGCGACCGACGACGAGCACCACCTCGCGTACCACGAGAAGAATCGCGAACGCGGCCGGCTCCCGGGCGCGCTCCGGATGCGCGTCCGCCACGAGCGGCTCGCGACGCCGTGGTTCGACTATCTGATGGCCGCGCCCGACACGATGGCCGACCTCGCGAGCGGGACGCCGTGGGAACTCGTCGACACGCTTGAGCCGGAGGAGGGACTGGACCCGGCGGGCGGCGACTACGTCGGGATCCTGGAAGCGAACGGGTGA
- a CDS encoding Gfo/Idh/MocA family protein produces the protein MTVRLAAIGLGDLGRMQLDGVTDHPDADVTVVAGADVAADARESFAAEYDAPAYADYEAMLDSEAIDAVTVVTPHTLHYEQTVACLERGLDVLLEKPMVADTGHAVDLVNRARESDALLQIGYQRHLHPGYRAVRETVLGGEIGDVHMAACYLAQDWISGTQGTWRVDPELSGGGQLSDSGSHLLDALLWTTDSRAREVAAVMDDRDHAVDINAALSATLDGPGGPITASIGVSGDGTGFEESLVLWGTDGHLQFGHGGLTVFDGSGGEPDHRTFDAGTYAEQTTKKVVAFLDAVEGNRDNPVPPEFGLRVTALTEAAYRAREAGETVDVTELVAAAREEYGQ, from the coding sequence ATGACCGTACGACTCGCGGCGATCGGCCTCGGCGACCTCGGGCGGATGCAACTCGACGGCGTGACCGACCACCCCGACGCGGACGTGACGGTCGTCGCCGGCGCCGACGTGGCCGCCGACGCCCGCGAATCGTTCGCCGCCGAGTACGACGCGCCCGCCTACGCCGACTACGAGGCGATGCTCGACTCCGAGGCGATCGACGCCGTCACCGTCGTCACGCCCCACACGCTCCACTACGAGCAGACCGTCGCCTGCCTGGAGCGGGGGCTGGACGTGCTCCTGGAGAAGCCGATGGTGGCCGACACCGGCCACGCCGTCGACCTCGTGAACCGCGCCCGCGAGAGCGACGCTCTCCTCCAGATCGGCTACCAGCGACACCTCCACCCCGGCTACCGGGCCGTCCGCGAAACCGTCCTCGGCGGCGAGATCGGCGACGTGCACATGGCCGCCTGCTACCTCGCCCAGGACTGGATCAGCGGGACGCAGGGCACCTGGCGCGTCGACCCCGAGCTGTCGGGCGGCGGCCAGCTCAGCGACTCCGGGTCGCACCTGCTGGACGCGCTGCTGTGGACGACCGACTCGCGCGCCCGCGAGGTCGCCGCCGTGATGGACGACCGCGACCACGCCGTCGACATCAACGCCGCGCTCTCGGCGACGCTGGACGGCCCCGGCGGCCCGATCACCGCGAGCATCGGCGTCAGCGGCGACGGCACCGGCTTCGAGGAGTCGCTCGTCCTCTGGGGGACCGACGGCCACCTCCAGTTCGGTCACGGTGGACTCACCGTCTTCGACGGCTCGGGCGGCGAGCCCGACCACCGGACCTTCGACGCCGGCACCTACGCCGAGCAGACGACGAAGAAGGTCGTCGCCTTCCTCGACGCCGTCGAAGGGAACCGCGACAACCCCGTCCCCCCGGAGTTCGGGCTGCGGGTCACCGCGCTGACCGAGGCGGCCTACCGCGCCCGCGAGGCCGGCGAGACCGTCGACGTGACCGAACTCGTCGCCGCCGCGCGCGAGGAGTACGGCCAGTAG
- the hemL gene encoding glutamate-1-semialdehyde 2,1-aminomutase has translation MNHDRSRDLYDRALSVMPGGVNSSVRAAIEPYPFFVERGDGGHVIDADGNRYIDWVMGLGPLLYGHDLPQPVESAVQSKVSEGPMFGAPTEIEVEHAEFVARHVPSVEMIRFVNSGTEATVSACRLARAATGRDKIVVMQGGYHGAQETTLVEGEYDDVEPSSPGIPDEFAEHTLAVPFNDEAAAHRVFEDHGEDIAAVLVEPILANMGVVHPVDGYHETLRDLTEDNGALLIFDEVITGFRVGGLQCAQGKFGIDPDITTFGKLIGGGFPVGAIGGRSELIEQFTPSGEVFQAGTFSGHPVTMAAGLESLRYAAEHDVHEHINDLGEQLRGGLQDIVEDQAPEYTVAGTEGIFKVLFTREAPETFENHCEAGCSQRPDCPRYDICPKSAADVAAGQTDRWRRVFWQEMKEQGVFLSQNQFEAQFVTYAHTDDDVEETLEAYKDAL, from the coding sequence ATGAACCACGACCGGTCACGGGACCTCTACGATCGCGCGCTGTCGGTCATGCCCGGCGGCGTCAACTCGTCGGTGCGGGCCGCCATCGAGCCGTACCCCTTCTTCGTCGAGCGCGGCGACGGCGGCCACGTCATCGACGCCGACGGCAACCGCTACATCGACTGGGTGATGGGCCTCGGGCCCCTGCTGTACGGCCACGACCTGCCCCAGCCCGTCGAGTCCGCGGTGCAGTCGAAGGTCAGCGAGGGACCGATGTTCGGCGCGCCCACGGAGATCGAGGTCGAACACGCCGAGTTCGTCGCCCGCCACGTCCCGAGCGTCGAGATGATCCGGTTCGTCAACTCCGGGACCGAGGCGACGGTCTCGGCCTGCCGGCTGGCCCGCGCGGCGACCGGCCGCGACAAGATCGTCGTCATGCAGGGCGGCTACCACGGCGCCCAGGAGACCACCCTCGTCGAGGGGGAGTACGACGACGTGGAGCCCTCCAGTCCGGGCATCCCCGACGAGTTCGCCGAGCACACGCTCGCGGTGCCGTTCAACGACGAGGCGGCCGCCCACCGGGTCTTCGAGGACCACGGCGAGGACATCGCGGCCGTCCTCGTCGAACCCATTCTCGCGAACATGGGCGTCGTCCACCCCGTCGACGGCTACCACGAGACGCTGCGCGACCTCACCGAGGACAACGGCGCCCTGCTCATCTTCGACGAGGTGATCACGGGCTTCCGCGTCGGCGGCCTCCAGTGCGCCCAGGGCAAGTTCGGCATCGACCCCGACATCACGACCTTCGGCAAGCTCATCGGCGGCGGCTTCCCCGTCGGCGCCATCGGCGGCCGCTCGGAGCTCATCGAGCAGTTCACCCCCTCCGGCGAGGTGTTCCAGGCCGGCACCTTCTCGGGCCACCCGGTCACGATGGCCGCCGGCCTCGAATCGCTGCGCTACGCCGCCGAGCACGACGTGCACGAGCACATCAACGACCTCGGCGAGCAGTTGCGGGGCGGCCTCCAGGACATCGTCGAGGACCAGGCGCCGGAGTACACCGTCGCCGGCACCGAGGGGATCTTCAAGGTGCTGTTCACCCGCGAGGCCCCCGAGACCTTCGAGAACCACTGCGAGGCCGGCTGTTCCCAGCGGCCCGACTGCCCGCGCTACGACATCTGTCCGAAGTCGGCCGCCGACGTGGCCGCCGGCCAGACCGACCGCTGGCGGCGCGTCTTCTGGCAGGAGATGAAAGAGCAGGGCGTGTTCCTCTCGCAGAACCAGTTCGAGGCGCAGTTCGTCACCTACGCCCACACCGACGACGACGTCGAGGAGACGCTCGAGGCGTACAAGGACGCGCTGTAG
- a CDS encoding ATP-binding protein, with amino-acid sequence MTDDTDRPTAEGRAGETETVGDLVEKIRALDDDSERSQGVLLDQLAEVENRLLAFGRALGGDPDTVADLPFTEEAGTDRMPEPLYVRHDTEMLNQVTGWLLQEQHIGLVSHYGTGKTAFREIVRRDLGEHDDFVVAVLDNPRETTPRKLYATIQTTAEAAGYEVEDRDYWQTRDGVPWATEDAKEAARELVEDVRADGKTLLLVVDEIEVLPAEILSTLQVAGDMGVRLFLMGTPEGKERVADLRGTLDSRLRYYEGIEPFDPEDIAEYIARSFAYFRDEPYEDQGVELFTEAAIRDVHERSEGIPREVRIECRELFTRAAFVWYRTGQEIDRIQITPELRHRRFGMGR; translated from the coding sequence ATGACAGACGACACGGACCGGCCGACCGCCGAGGGCCGCGCGGGCGAGACAGAGACCGTCGGCGACCTCGTCGAGAAGATCCGGGCGCTGGACGACGACAGCGAGCGCAGCCAGGGGGTGCTCTTAGACCAGCTCGCGGAGGTCGAGAACCGCCTGCTTGCGTTCGGCCGGGCGCTCGGCGGCGACCCCGACACCGTGGCGGACCTGCCCTTTACCGAGGAGGCGGGCACCGACCGCATGCCCGAACCGCTCTACGTCCGCCACGACACCGAGATGCTCAACCAGGTGACCGGCTGGCTGCTCCAGGAACAGCACATCGGCCTCGTCAGCCACTACGGCACCGGCAAGACCGCCTTCCGGGAGATCGTCCGCCGCGACCTGGGCGAACACGACGACTTCGTCGTCGCCGTACTCGACAACCCCCGCGAGACGACACCTCGGAAACTCTACGCGACGATCCAGACCACGGCGGAAGCGGCGGGCTACGAGGTCGAGGACCGGGACTACTGGCAGACCCGCGACGGCGTCCCGTGGGCCACCGAGGACGCCAAGGAGGCCGCCCGCGAGCTCGTCGAGGACGTGCGCGCCGACGGCAAGACCCTCCTGCTCGTCGTCGACGAGATCGAGGTGCTGCCCGCCGAGATCCTCTCGACGCTGCAGGTCGCCGGCGACATGGGCGTCCGCCTGTTCCTGATGGGCACCCCCGAAGGGAAGGAGCGCGTCGCGGATCTCAGGGGGACCCTGGACTCGCGGCTGCGCTACTACGAGGGCATCGAGCCGTTCGACCCCGAGGACATCGCCGAGTACATCGCCCGCTCGTTCGCTTACTTCCGCGACGAACCCTACGAGGACCAGGGCGTCGAGCTGTTCACCGAGGCCGCGATCCGCGACGTACACGAGCGGTCCGAGGGGATCCCCCGCGAGGTCCGCATCGAGTGTCGTGAACTGTTCACCCGGGCCGCGTTCGTCTGGTACCGCACCGGCCAGGAGATCGACCGCATCCAGATCACGCCCGAACTCCGCCACCGTCGGTTCGGGATGGGACGATAG
- a CDS encoding alpha/beta fold hydrolase: protein MTATDASLLDLSSAESTRHTVNGVDLHVVTAGDPSDPLVVLLHGFPDFWYGWRHQIPALVDAGYYVVAPDQRGYNLSEKPRDLDAYRMGELSRDVADLIDAEGRDDAHVIGHDWGAAVAWDLALRRPDRVDRLGIINVPHPSVMRRTLKRNPRQLARSWYMFFFQLPVVPELVLGRGDARGVLDVLEGSANPGAFTDEELAHYRDAWRRQGAIRGAVNWYRALLRRRDDPPRETVEAPTLVVWGDEDVALLPSMAAESVGHCTDGRLERVPWASHWVHDEEPERVNDALVGHLNDGAGD, encoded by the coding sequence ATGACCGCCACCGACGCGAGCCTGCTCGACCTGTCCTCCGCCGAGTCGACGCGCCACACCGTCAACGGCGTCGACCTACACGTCGTCACGGCCGGCGACCCCTCGGACCCGCTGGTCGTCCTGCTGCACGGGTTCCCGGACTTCTGGTACGGCTGGCGCCACCAGATCCCCGCCCTGGTCGACGCCGGCTACTACGTCGTCGCGCCGGACCAGCGCGGCTACAACCTCAGCGAGAAACCCCGCGATCTGGACGCCTACCGGATGGGCGAACTCTCCCGCGATGTCGCCGACCTGATCGACGCCGAGGGCCGCGACGACGCCCACGTGATCGGCCACGACTGGGGCGCGGCGGTCGCGTGGGACCTGGCGCTGCGCCGCCCCGACCGGGTCGACCGCCTCGGGATCATCAACGTCCCGCACCCGTCGGTGATGCGCCGGACGCTCAAGCGGAATCCACGCCAGCTCGCCCGGAGCTGGTACATGTTCTTCTTCCAGCTGCCGGTCGTCCCGGAACTCGTCCTCGGACGCGGCGACGCCCGCGGCGTCCTCGACGTGCTGGAGGGCAGCGCCAACCCCGGCGCGTTCACCGACGAGGAACTCGCCCACTACCGCGACGCCTGGCGCCGCCAGGGGGCGATCCGGGGAGCGGTCAACTGGTACCGCGCGCTACTCCGCCGCCGGGACGACCCGCCCCGCGAGACCGTCGAGGCGCCGACGCTGGTTGTCTGGGGCGACGAGGACGTGGCGCTGCTCCCCTCGATGGCCGCCGAGAGCGTCGGCCACTGCACCGACGGCCGCCTCGAACGGGTCCCCTGGGCCTCCCACTGGGTCCACGACGAGGAACCCGAACGCGTCAACGACGCCCTCGTCGGCCACCTGAACGACGGCGCCGGGGACTGA
- a CDS encoding DUF7344 domain-containing protein translates to MAVPTASPVVLDALADATRRAVLAELVDSDATATVEELVAALADRPAAAGSDATADRTDLRTALHHVHLPTLAEAGGVTFDPETGLVAAPSERPFDREWVARLVTDHPDPAYDATLAALGSGRRQVVLRELLVAGPATDRELAVAVAAHERGVDRATVPGSVAEVVELSLAHTHLPMLADAGFVTREGATVVAESMPWRSDPWVAASPIAEWAAAE, encoded by the coding sequence ATGGCGGTTCCGACGGCGTCGCCGGTCGTGCTGGACGCGCTGGCCGACGCGACGCGGCGGGCGGTGCTCGCCGAGCTGGTCGACAGCGACGCGACCGCGACCGTCGAGGAGCTGGTCGCGGCGCTCGCGGACCGCCCGGCCGCGGCGGGGTCCGACGCGACGGCCGACCGGACGGACCTGCGGACCGCGCTCCACCACGTCCACCTGCCGACGCTGGCGGAGGCCGGCGGCGTCACCTTCGACCCCGAGACGGGGCTGGTCGCGGCCCCCTCTGAGCGTCCCTTCGACCGCGAGTGGGTCGCCCGCCTGGTCACCGACCACCCCGACCCGGCCTACGACGCGACGCTCGCCGCGCTGGGGAGCGGCCGCCGGCAGGTCGTCCTCCGCGAACTCCTCGTCGCGGGACCGGCGACCGACCGCGAACTGGCCGTCGCCGTGGCCGCCCACGAGCGGGGCGTCGACCGGGCGACCGTCCCCGGCTCCGTCGCGGAGGTGGTCGAACTCTCGCTGGCGCACACCCACCTCCCGATGCTGGCCGACGCCGGGTTCGTCACCCGCGAGGGCGCGACCGTCGTCGCCGAGTCGATGCCATGGCGGTCCGACCCCTGGGTCGCGGCCAGCCCGATCGCCGAGTGGGCGGCCGCCGAGTGA
- a CDS encoding sulfatase family protein, with product MPGADRPNVLWIAMEDTTPRLGCYGDDLARTPAIDGLAAEGRRYSSAFSTAPVCAPSRSAVMTGCHGNAIGTHQMRTTHTNDDAPELPTPYEAVPPHYVTAVPELFRRAGYYCTLDSKADYQFGTPFSMWDHHGDGADWRDDARESDQPFFAMVTNGVTHESGQWDPTEPGTDDQFGGAVADPDTDPDAVEVPPYLPDTETTRAAIARQYDNVARSDAWVGDVLDRLEADGLAEDTIVVLWSDHGEGLPRSKRWPYDGGIHVPLIVRWPGQLEAGSVDDRLVSMMDLGPTMLDACGLDVPQYMGGRRFFGPAADDREYVFAARDRYDESYDMVRAVRDHRFKYIRHYRPGTPYRQWIPFRNRHPVMRELLERAREGELAGAQRWFDANRPAEELYDLRSDPYEIDNLAEDPEYADTLARMRAALDDWRDRVDDAGDTAEAETVRDRYGGTDQPETAAPRFVVNSPNHDERTARTAGLELERPATLSLYCATQGASMAYAFADDPVKNDGSDPQWELYTGPVELPEGETAVRAKAVRYGFAESDEQVGIFTVSG from the coding sequence ATGCCCGGGGCCGACCGGCCGAACGTCCTCTGGATCGCGATGGAAGACACGACGCCCCGCCTGGGGTGTTACGGCGACGACCTCGCCCGGACCCCCGCGATCGACGGGCTCGCGGCCGAGGGACGGCGCTACTCCAGCGCCTTCTCGACCGCGCCGGTCTGTGCCCCGAGCCGCTCGGCGGTGATGACCGGGTGCCACGGGAACGCCATCGGCACCCACCAGATGCGAACGACCCACACGAACGACGACGCGCCCGAACTCCCGACGCCCTACGAGGCCGTCCCGCCGCACTACGTGACGGCGGTGCCCGAGCTGTTCCGGCGGGCGGGCTACTACTGCACGCTCGACTCGAAGGCCGACTACCAGTTCGGGACGCCCTTCTCGATGTGGGACCACCACGGCGACGGTGCGGACTGGCGCGACGACGCCCGCGAGTCCGACCAGCCGTTCTTCGCGATGGTCACCAACGGCGTCACCCACGAGAGCGGCCAGTGGGACCCCACAGAGCCCGGCACCGACGACCAGTTCGGCGGGGCGGTCGCCGACCCCGACACCGACCCCGACGCGGTCGAGGTGCCGCCGTACCTCCCCGACACCGAGACGACGCGGGCGGCCATCGCCCGCCAGTACGACAACGTCGCGCGCTCGGACGCGTGGGTGGGCGACGTGCTCGACCGCCTGGAAGCGGACGGACTGGCCGAGGACACTATCGTCGTCCTCTGGAGCGACCACGGCGAGGGGCTGCCCCGCAGCAAGCGCTGGCCCTACGACGGCGGGATACATGTGCCCCTGATCGTCCGCTGGCCCGGGCAGCTGGAGGCGGGGAGCGTCGACGACCGCCTCGTCAGCATGATGGACCTCGGGCCGACGATGCTCGACGCCTGCGGACTGGACGTGCCGCAGTACATGGGCGGCCGGCGGTTCTTCGGGCCGGCCGCCGACGACCGCGAGTACGTCTTCGCGGCGCGGGACCGCTACGACGAGTCGTACGACATGGTCCGGGCCGTTCGCGACCACCGATTCAAGTACATCAGACACTACCGGCCGGGAACGCCGTACCGCCAGTGGATCCCCTTCCGGAACCGCCACCCAGTCATGCGGGAGCTTCTGGAGCGCGCCCGCGAGGGCGAGCTGGCGGGCGCCCAGCGGTGGTTCGACGCGAACCGGCCCGCCGAGGAGCTGTACGACCTGCGAAGCGACCCCTACGAGATCGACAACCTCGCCGAGGACCCCGAGTACGCCGACACGCTGGCGCGGATGCGGGCGGCGTTAGACGACTGGCGCGACCGCGTGGACGACGCGGGCGACACCGCCGAGGCCGAGACGGTCCGCGACCGCTACGGCGGGACGGACCAGCCCGAGACCGCCGCGCCCCGGTTCGTCGTCAACAGCCCGAACCACGACGAGCGGACGGCCAGGACCGCCGGGCTGGAGCTCGAACGGCCGGCCACGCTCTCGCTGTACTGCGCCACCCAGGGCGCGTCGATGGCCTACGCGTTCGCCGACGACCCGGTGAAAAACGACGGGTCCGACCCCCAGTGGGAACTCTACACCGGGCCGGTCGAGTTGCCCGAGGGCGAGACGGCGGTGCGCGCGAAGGCGGTCCGGTACGGCTTCGCGGAGAGCGACGAGCAGGTGGGCATCTTCACCGTCTCGGGGTGA
- a CDS encoding creatininase family protein has protein sequence MYLGDRTWPELGEYFAEESLALVPLGSTEQHGPHLPESTDHRIAEALAREAAERTGYLCTPTVNVGVSPHHRQFNGTMWVEPGVFRDYVESLTRNLTYHGIDRVVFVNAHGGNVAHLREVGRRLRDDEAAYAVEWMWDESIPDLVDDLFEHNGPHGGPKETAMMLHIDDDLVREDQFERARDEGVRDVADYDGLRKHGARTFYDAIDNTESGVLGDQTDATREKGAELFAAASDQLVRLAEWLDDQPFEDLMPRDHV, from the coding sequence ATGTACCTCGGAGACCGGACCTGGCCGGAGCTGGGCGAGTACTTCGCCGAGGAGTCGCTGGCCCTGGTGCCGCTGGGGTCGACCGAACAGCACGGCCCGCACCTCCCCGAATCGACTGACCACCGCATCGCCGAGGCGCTCGCCCGCGAGGCCGCCGAGCGGACGGGCTACCTCTGTACCCCCACCGTCAACGTCGGCGTCAGCCCCCACCACCGCCAGTTCAACGGGACGATGTGGGTCGAGCCCGGCGTCTTCCGCGACTACGTCGAGTCGCTCACGAGGAATCTCACCTACCACGGGATCGACCGCGTGGTCTTCGTCAACGCCCACGGCGGCAACGTCGCCCACCTCCGCGAAGTGGGCCGGCGCCTCCGCGACGACGAGGCCGCCTACGCCGTCGAGTGGATGTGGGACGAGTCGATCCCCGACCTCGTCGACGACCTGTTCGAGCACAACGGCCCCCACGGCGGCCCCAAGGAGACCGCCATGATGCTCCACATCGACGACGACCTCGTCCGCGAGGACCAGTTCGAGCGCGCCCGCGACGAGGGGGTCCGCGACGTGGCGGACTACGACGGCCTCCGGAAACACGGCGCCCGCACCTTCTACGACGCCATCGACAACACCGAGAGCGGGGTGCTGGGCGACCAGACCGACGCGACGCGGGAGAAAGGGGCAGAGCTGTTCGCGGCCGCCAGCGACCAGCTCGTCCGGCTGGCCGAGTGGCTCGACGACCAGCCCTTCGAGGACCTGATGCCCCGCGACCACGTCTGA